The Chondrinema litorale genome includes the window CAGTTTAAATCAGTTTTTTTCTACCAGAGAGCATGCTTATAATGCTGTAAATACATTGTATCGTAATGGTACTGCTCAAATGTATTTTAGTAGTGTTTATTCTGGAAACAGAGCCATGTTTGGCCAGTATATGTCTGGTTTTTTCGATAACGAATACAAAGGTCAGGAACCACATATCCAAAATGCACAGCAGTTAACGCTCAATGGTAATAATACCGACGACTATATGAATGGTATTTGGTCTGATATGTACAGAGCAATTGCCAGAGCTAACAATGCTATCAAATACATTCCTACAACTCCTGGGTTAACAGATGCAGAAGTAAACCAATTAATGGGAGAGGCTAAATTTTTTAGAGGGATGTCTTATTTCTATCTTACCAGATTTTACGGTGAAGTACCTGTAATTACTGAGCCTTATGAGTCTTTAGACGATATTTATACTGGAAAAAGCTCAATAAGCGATGTGTACAGCCTTATTGAAGAAGATTTAAAATTTGCTGTAAACGAAGCCGGTCTTTCAGAAAATTCGATGGTAAACAATGGCTATAGAATTACAAAAGGTGCTGCTGCTACTGTTTTGGCTGATGTTTATTTAACAATGAGTGGTTATCCATTACAAGAAGATCATTATGCAGATGCTGCTACAATGGCAAGAATGGTGATTAACAGTGGTACTTATTCTTTATTGGATAATGATACTGATGACGATGGAAACATAGAAATGGAAAACAGTGCTTATAACAAAATCCGTAAGGAAGAAGCACTTGCAGATGAATACATTTACCTAGTTGAATATTATGTTGGAATTTCTTCATCAGGTTATCCTCAGTGGACTTATCCTGTGGCTTACGCTTCTGCTGTTCAGTATGCAATTACGAATGGTGGATACCAACCAACTGACGAGTTCATTTGGGGATACGATGAGGAAAACGATTTGAGAATCCAAAACAAACAGTATTTCCATACTACTTATACTGATGGTGATGGTAATGTAAGTACTTTCCCTCATACGCCATACATCTGGCACGACGATCAAGCACTTTTCGAAACTGCTAACTCAGGTAAAGATGTAAGAGTGTATAGCTACTCAGAAGTATTGTTAATTGCAGCTGAAGCAATTGCTAAGTCAGAAGGTGTAACCGCCGAAGCAGTTGAATATTTGGCTCAAGTACGCGATAGAGCTTACTGGAAAATGGATACAGACGAGATTAAAACCGCTATATCTGGTTTATCTACAGATGATTTTATCGATCAGGTTTGGACAGAAAAATTTCGCGAATTACCATTTGAGTTTAAGTTATGGTATGATATGGTTCGTACAAGAACTTATCCTTTAACAAGCGAAAATGGCGATGGAGAAATAGAATTTGTTGAGTTTGTAGGTTCTCAAACATCTTGGGATAAAACACTTCAGCAAAAGCATTTATTATTACCTCTTCCAGAAAGAGAGTTACAAAGAAATCCTGAATTATCGCAAAATCCGGGATACGATCAATAATTATTTTTGATTACATTTTGCTCGTGCCGTTTCTCCAACACAGGGAAACGGCTTTTTTGTAAATGCATAAATTTTTTTTTTAAGGGAACCACTTTTAGGAAGTGGGAATTCAAATTACTGTACCTGTAATTTCACGGGATGAATTGGAGACTCTAAAAAAGAACCATAATTAGCAGACAGCAAAGGATGCTTTAAACAATATATTTTTGTATTATTACCTGCTAATACATTTCCAAAAGTATATAAAACACATAGATTGGCTATCTAACACGAGTTACAAATAATGAGATTCAAGCTTAATTCACTAACAACGCTATTCTTACTAACCGCAACGCTATTTGCTTGTAAGCAAGAAGTAAAAACAACTCAGCAAACGGCGAAATCCGACAAGCTTCCCAATATAATTCTAATTTTTGCAGATGATATGGGTTATGGGGATTTGAGTTGCTATGGCCAGAAAAATTACCAGACTCCCCATCTGGATCAAATGGCAAAAGAAGGGATCCGACTTACAAATTTTTATGTGGCTCAGCCAGTTTGCTCAGCTTCAAGAGCCTCATTATTAACAGGTTGCTATTCTAACAGAGTAGGTGTGAGTGGTGCTTTTTTCCCTACAGATTCTATCGGTTTAAATCAAAATGAAACCACTTTAGCAGAAATTGTAAAGCAAAAAGATTATGCTACCGCCATTTTTGGCAAATGGCATTTAGGTCACTTACCAGAGTTTTTACCAACCAAGCATGGTTTCGATGAGTATTTTGGCGTGCCATATTCCAACGATATGTGGTCTAAGCATCCAAATAATGCTAACTTTAAATTCGGGCCTTTACCGATTGTAGAAGGAGAAGAAACTGTAAAATATTTAGAAGAGAACCAAGATTCTTTAACGACTTGGTACACACAAAGAACCATCAACTTTATCGATAAAAATAAAGATAAACCATTCTTTATCTATCTGGCGCATAGTATGCCGCATGTTCCACTTTACGTATCAGACAAGTTTCGTGGAAAATCGGGTACAGGTTTATATGGAGATGTTATTATGGAGATAGATTGGTCGGTGGGTGAAATAAACAAAGCATTAAAAGAAAAAGGTTTAGATGAAAATACTTTGGTAATCTTTACCTCAGACAATGGGCCTTGGTTATCATATGGAACACATTCTGGTGTAACTGGTCCATTGAGAGAAGGCAAAGGTACGGTTTGGGAAGGTGGAATAAGAGTGCCTTTTATCGCAAAATGGCCTGCTAAAATACCCTCTGGTGTAGAACAAGATATTCCTGCTGCTACCATCGATATATTGCCTACAATTACCAATTGGATAGATGCCACGATGCCCGAAAAACCGATTGATGGAAAAGACATTGAGCCTATTTTATTGGCTAAAGAAGAAGCAGAAAATCCACACGATGCTTATTTCTTCTATTACAAACAGAATGAATTGGAAAGCATGCTCAGTGGAGATGGCAAATGGAAATTGTACTTTCCGCATACTTACAGATCAATAGAAGGTAGACAAGGTAGAGACGACGGTTTACCTATTCCTTATAATTTTCAGGTGAAGGCAGGTTTGGAGCTTTACGATCTCAATAATGATATCAGTGAAACTACAGACGTGATTGAAAGTAATACCAAAACTGCAGAAAAGCTTAAAATACTTGCAGACTCAATGCGAACAGAGTTGGGAGATAACTTGAATAAAGTAGAGGGGAAAGGCAACAGAGAGATTGGCAAATTCGGAGAGTCCATGAATTAATAATTAAACATATAAATTTTAAATAGATAGAGTTAAATTACACCTCATTTTAAAATTAAGCTGTATCAAATTATGAACAGACGTACCTTATTGAAAAATTTAGGTCTTATAGCCAGCGGAGCTTTAATCTTGCCTTCTTGCGATTTTTCGGAAGACAAAGTTCCTATAGCTTTAAATAACCTAAAAGTTACTGTTGAGCAGGAAGAATTACTTGCTTTGTTGGTAGATACAATCTTACCCAAAAGTGAAGAAATTCCCGGTGCTAAAGATTTAGGAGTGCAGAATTTTGTGTGGGTTATGGTAGACGATTGCATGCCTAAAAAACAACAGGAAATATTTATAAATGGATTAAATCAGTTTGGCAGATATACTGAAAAGTTTAAAGAAACATCTTTCGCCAAGTTGAAACCAGAAGAAAAAATACCTTATCTCACAGAAATTCTTGAAAAGAAGCCAACCGAAGCTCCTGTAAAACAAATGAAGCAAGACGCTGATAAGGAGGAGTTGCCACCAGAATCTTATTTAGGCGATATTCAGTATTTTCTCAACACATCAAAGAGATATACTGTGCAAGGTTTCTTGCAATCTCAGTATGTAATGACTGAGCTAATGCCTTATGCCTTGGTACCAGGCTCTCATAGTTTTTGTGAAACCATTGACCCAACAAAAAGAGTAAATATTTATGGCTAATTTGAATATAGATAGTGTAAAGCAAAGAACATTCGATGCAATTGTAATCGGTTCTGGTATTAGTGGTGGATGGGCTGCCAAAGAATTTACTGAAAAGGGCTTTAAAACATTAGTATTAGAAAGAGGAAGAGATGTTAAGCACGTAGTGGATTATCCAACTACCAATAAAATGCCTTGGGAATTCCCACATAGAAATACAATTCCTGAAGATATACAAAAAGAAAATCCTGTGGTGAGCAAATGTTATGCATTTAAAGAAGATGCTCAACACTTTTTTGTAAAAGACAAAGAACACCCGTATGTGCAGGAAAAACCTTTCGATTGGATACGTGGCTACCAAACCGGAGGAAAATCTTTACTTTGGGCAAGACAAGTACAACGTTGGAGTAACTTCGATTTTGAAGGACCAGCAAGAGATGGATTTGCGGTAGATTGGCCAATTAGATACGAAGATTTAGCACCTTGGTATTCGTATGTAGAGAAGTTTGCAGGTGTTTCCGGTAACAAAGATGGATTACCCGAGCTACCAGACGGAGAATTTTTACCTCCAATGGAATTGTCTTGTGTAGAGCAGTATTTCAAAGATTTTCTTGCAGAAAAATATGAAAAACAGCGTCATGTAATTATCGCCAGATGTGCGCATATTACAGGTAACGATGAGTACTATGCACAACAGCAAAGGGTAAAATGCCAGAGTAGAAACTTGTGTCAACGTGGTTGTCCTTTTGGTGGATATTTTAGCAGTAATTCTAGTACTATTCCGGCGGCAATGAGAACCGGTAATCTTACACTAAAAAATAATTCTGTTGTTCATTCTATCTTGTATGATGAAGAAAAGCAACAAGCTAAAGGTGTATTAGTAATAGATGCCAAAACCAAGGAGTCTGTAGAATATTACGCACCAGTTGTGTTTGTAAATGCTGCGGCTTTAAATACAAACCTCATTCTGTTAAACTCAAAATCAGACCGTTTCCCAAATGGTTTAGGTAACGATAATGATTTGTTGGGCAGATATGTGGCATTCCATAATTACAGAGCAAGAATTACTGCTGAGTACGAAGGCTTTATGGATAAAGCAACTTTTGGCAGAAGACCTACAAGTGGTTACATTCCAAGATTCAGAAATGTATTTAAGCAAGAAACCGATTTCTTAAGAGGTTATGCATCTGGGTTTAATGCTGGTAGAAGTATCGATCTTGATTCTGCAGGTTTGTTGGGTGATGACTTGAAAAACAATCTATTAAACCCTAAATATGGACCTTGGAGAGTAGGTTCTCACATGATGGGCGAAACTATTCCTAAAGAAGAAAGTAAGTTAACGCTAGACGGTACTCAAGTTGACGAGTGGGGAATTCCTCAATTAAAAATCTCAATGGATTATGATGACAACGATGAGAAGATGATTGCCGATTTCCATGAGCAACTTACCGAGATGTACACGGCAGCGGGTTTCACAAACATCAAAACACATGATTCAAAACAAGCTCCAGGTTTAGATATACACGAAATGGGAGGTGTAAGAATGGGTAAAGACCCTAAAACTTCTCTGTTAGACAAGTGGAACAGACTGCACGCTTGTAAAAACGTGTATGTAACCGATGGCGCTTGTATGACATCAACAAGTACGCAAAACCCTTCATTAACTTATATGGCACTTACAGCTAGAGCTGTAGATCATGCTATAAAAGAGTTAAGTTAAAAATACTTTCCGGAATGACTACTTTACTCCATTCCGGAAATCTTTCCTGTAAATACTTTACTACCAGAATTTATAAGACAATGTAATACATAAATCCATTCGATGTATCTCTGACTTCTATTTTCAATTTATCAGTCAAATTTTATTACCATCAAAATGAAAAATATCAGATTTCATTTAATGCTTTTGCTGAGCATTTTATCAATCAACTTTTTACAGGCACAAGATAAATTAGATGCTATTTTACCTGTTAGAGGTTTGGCAATTGCTTCACCAGACCTTAAAAACCTAGATAGGTTTATTAAATTTATTGATGAGGAATTAGGTCCCAACAACATAAATACCCTCATTTTAAGAGTAGATTATGGTTACCAATACAAATCGCATCCAGAACTAGTAAATGAAGATGCGCTGTCTACTGCCGATATAAAAAAAATAGTAGCAGCTTGTAAGAAATATAACATTGCTATTGTTCCCCAAATTAATCTATTGGGGCATCAGTCGTGGCATAGTTCGTTGGAGAAATTACTCCAAGTGTACCCAGAGTTTGATGAAACTCCCAATGTGAAATTACCAGAGAAATACGAGTGGCCAAATGAAGATGGCTTGTATTGCAAAAGTTACTGTCCGCTTCACCCAGAAGTGCATAAAGTAGTTTTTGAGTTGGTCGATGAGATTGTAGAAGTATTTGAAGCAGATGCTTTTCATGCTGGAATGGATGAAGTCTTCTATATTGGAGAAGAACAATGCCCGAGATGTTCTGGTAAAGATAAAGCAGAACTATTTGCAGGAGAAGTTACAAAAATCAGGAATCATCTTGCTTTAAATGATAAAAAGCTTTGGATTTGGGGTGATAGATTAATCGATGGGAAATCTACAGGTATTGGCATGTGGGAGGCGAGTATGAATAATACTCATCCGGCAATTGATTTAATTCCTAAAGATGTGATGATCTGCGATTGGCATTACGAAAGAGTAGATCCAACTCCTGTACTTTTTGCTTCAAAAGATTTAAATGTAGCTATTTGCCCTTGGAGAAAGGCCGATCTAGCAGAAAAACAATTGAAACAAATGTTGGAGTTTAGAGCGAATGCAACACCAGAAATGAAAGAGAATTTTACTGGTATGGTTCAAACCGTTTGGACAAGCGCAGGCAACTTTATGGATTTGTACTATGGTGTAAAACCTAATACCGATGAAAATGGAGATCAGGCAAAATGCTTTAAAACTGTTTTAGAAGGATTTAAAAGCTTAGATGATTAAGCTGAAATTGAATGACGCACATTGTTATTTAAAAGTAAAAGGGCAGTCTGAGATAATCTTCTAAACTGCCCTTTTTAAATTATATACTACCATTCAACTTTATAAGTACAACTTTCTGCACCATTGAGTCGGCTGGGTTTGTTTTCATCCAAAATTACATTAATCACAATACTTTCTATAGGCCTAAATTTTCTTGTCATGGTTGTAATAATACCTCTATCAAAATGGCTTGGGTACGGATTTTTACATTCTATTACAGCTCTTCTATAAATTCCATCAAAATCTACTAATTTGTAATAGCCAATCTCCCCATTTTGATGATTCATTTGGTAGGCAATATCAATAGCAGAAAATGCTTTTTCTAAATCATCGATTTCAGGAGGAAATTTCGCATTTTCGGGAATTTGCTTGCCAATAGCGTATAAGGTATTTTCACCATATTTTTCACCAATTTCTTTAAAAGCATTTAACCAGCTTTCTTGAGAATACCACCCATCTGCTTCGATTGTATAAAGCCCATGTTTTGCTAAAATACCAAACATTACATCTTTAAAAGCTGGTATTGCATCCACAAAAGTTAAAATAGTCTGTCCGTTCACTTCAACTCCATTTGCAAAAGGTTTATACTGTGCCATAAGGAAGTTTTTTTGTATTAAAAATTTTATAGTAATTGGCTATTAGAACTTTGTATAATATCTTTTCTAAGAGAGAAATTCTATTTCGAATCTTTATGATGATATTTTAGCTCTAATTAAATATTAATTGAGAAGTTAGCCTGAAAGAGATATTCGATTGTGCTCAAAAA containing:
- a CDS encoding RagB/SusD family nutrient uptake outer membrane protein: MKYISKIFYILLTSTMIFSCSDFLEEVPKDEISLNQFFSTREHAYNAVNTLYRNGTAQMYFSSVYSGNRAMFGQYMSGFFDNEYKGQEPHIQNAQQLTLNGNNTDDYMNGIWSDMYRAIARANNAIKYIPTTPGLTDAEVNQLMGEAKFFRGMSYFYLTRFYGEVPVITEPYESLDDIYTGKSSISDVYSLIEEDLKFAVNEAGLSENSMVNNGYRITKGAAATVLADVYLTMSGYPLQEDHYADAATMARMVINSGTYSLLDNDTDDDGNIEMENSAYNKIRKEEALADEYIYLVEYYVGISSSGYPQWTYPVAYASAVQYAITNGGYQPTDEFIWGYDEENDLRIQNKQYFHTTYTDGDGNVSTFPHTPYIWHDDQALFETANSGKDVRVYSYSEVLLIAAEAIAKSEGVTAEAVEYLAQVRDRAYWKMDTDEIKTAISGLSTDDFIDQVWTEKFRELPFEFKLWYDMVRTRTYPLTSENGDGEIEFVEFVGSQTSWDKTLQQKHLLLPLPERELQRNPELSQNPGYDQ
- a CDS encoding sulfatase family protein — protein: MRFKLNSLTTLFLLTATLFACKQEVKTTQQTAKSDKLPNIILIFADDMGYGDLSCYGQKNYQTPHLDQMAKEGIRLTNFYVAQPVCSASRASLLTGCYSNRVGVSGAFFPTDSIGLNQNETTLAEIVKQKDYATAIFGKWHLGHLPEFLPTKHGFDEYFGVPYSNDMWSKHPNNANFKFGPLPIVEGEETVKYLEENQDSLTTWYTQRTINFIDKNKDKPFFIYLAHSMPHVPLYVSDKFRGKSGTGLYGDVIMEIDWSVGEINKALKEKGLDENTLVIFTSDNGPWLSYGTHSGVTGPLREGKGTVWEGGIRVPFIAKWPAKIPSGVEQDIPAATIDILPTITNWIDATMPEKPIDGKDIEPILLAKEEAENPHDAYFFYYKQNELESMLSGDGKWKLYFPHTYRSIEGRQGRDDGLPIPYNFQVKAGLELYDLNNDISETTDVIESNTKTAEKLKILADSMRTELGDNLNKVEGKGNREIGKFGESMN
- a CDS encoding gluconate 2-dehydrogenase subunit 3 family protein → MNRRTLLKNLGLIASGALILPSCDFSEDKVPIALNNLKVTVEQEELLALLVDTILPKSEEIPGAKDLGVQNFVWVMVDDCMPKKQQEIFINGLNQFGRYTEKFKETSFAKLKPEEKIPYLTEILEKKPTEAPVKQMKQDADKEELPPESYLGDIQYFLNTSKRYTVQGFLQSQYVMTELMPYALVPGSHSFCETIDPTKRVNIYG
- a CDS encoding GMC oxidoreductase produces the protein MANLNIDSVKQRTFDAIVIGSGISGGWAAKEFTEKGFKTLVLERGRDVKHVVDYPTTNKMPWEFPHRNTIPEDIQKENPVVSKCYAFKEDAQHFFVKDKEHPYVQEKPFDWIRGYQTGGKSLLWARQVQRWSNFDFEGPARDGFAVDWPIRYEDLAPWYSYVEKFAGVSGNKDGLPELPDGEFLPPMELSCVEQYFKDFLAEKYEKQRHVIIARCAHITGNDEYYAQQQRVKCQSRNLCQRGCPFGGYFSSNSSTIPAAMRTGNLTLKNNSVVHSILYDEEKQQAKGVLVIDAKTKESVEYYAPVVFVNAAALNTNLILLNSKSDRFPNGLGNDNDLLGRYVAFHNYRARITAEYEGFMDKATFGRRPTSGYIPRFRNVFKQETDFLRGYASGFNAGRSIDLDSAGLLGDDLKNNLLNPKYGPWRVGSHMMGETIPKEESKLTLDGTQVDEWGIPQLKISMDYDDNDEKMIADFHEQLTEMYTAAGFTNIKTHDSKQAPGLDIHEMGGVRMGKDPKTSLLDKWNRLHACKNVYVTDGACMTSTSTQNPSLTYMALTARAVDHAIKELS
- a CDS encoding family 20 glycosylhydrolase; translated protein: MKNIRFHLMLLLSILSINFLQAQDKLDAILPVRGLAIASPDLKNLDRFIKFIDEELGPNNINTLILRVDYGYQYKSHPELVNEDALSTADIKKIVAACKKYNIAIVPQINLLGHQSWHSSLEKLLQVYPEFDETPNVKLPEKYEWPNEDGLYCKSYCPLHPEVHKVVFELVDEIVEVFEADAFHAGMDEVFYIGEEQCPRCSGKDKAELFAGEVTKIRNHLALNDKKLWIWGDRLIDGKSTGIGMWEASMNNTHPAIDLIPKDVMICDWHYERVDPTPVLFASKDLNVAICPWRKADLAEKQLKQMLEFRANATPEMKENFTGMVQTVWTSAGNFMDLYYGVKPNTDENGDQAKCFKTVLEGFKSLDD